The Arabidopsis thaliana chromosome 5, partial sequence genomic interval ACTTTCAGTTCGAGGGCATTCAAGATCAGATTCTGGGAAGATTACGTTCTGACAAGGAATGggaaagagaaacagaaagtAAGAAAGCCTCTCTCATATACAATAACcttgagagaaagaaatttgtgttgttgttggatgATCTCTGGAGTGAAGTAGATATGACTAAGATAGGAGTTCCACCTCCAACTCGAGAAAATGGATCGAAGATTGTTTTCACCACTCGTTCAACGGAAGTTTGCAAGCACATGAAAGCTGACAAGCAGATAAAAGTTGCTTGTTTGTCCCCAGATGAAGCGTGGGAATTGTTTCGACTTACTGTTGGAGATATCATATTAAGGAGCCATCAAGATATTCCCGCACTTGCAAGAATAGTTGCTGCAAAATGCCATGGCTTGCCACTTGCACTCAATGTCATTGGCAAAGCCATGTCATGTAAAGAAACTATACAAGAATGGTCTCATGCGATTAATGTTCTGAATTCGGCTGGCCACGAGTTTCCAGGTATGGAAGAAAGAATTCTTCCCATTTTGAAGTTCAGTTATGATAGCTTGAAGAATGGTGAAATCAAATTGTGCTTCCTATATTGTTCTCTGTTTCCTGAAGATTCTGAAATACCGAAGGAGAAGTGGATAGAATACTGGATATGCGAAGGATTTATAAATCCAAACAGATATGAAGATGGAGGTACCAACCATGGTTATGATATAATTGGCTTGTTAGTTCGTGCACATTTGTTGATTGAATGTGAACTCACAGACAACGTTAAAATGCATGATGTGATACGTGAGATGGCTCTTTGGATAAATTCTGACTTCggaaaacaacaagaaacaatCTGTGTGAAATCTGGTGCTCATGTACGTATGATACCGAATGACATCAATTGGGAGATTGTGAGAACGATGTCTTTTACTTGTACTCAGATTAAGAAGATATCTTGTCGTTCCAAATGCCCCAACCTTTCAACCCTTTTAATCCTAGATAACAGGTTGTTGgtgaaaatttcaaatagaTTCTTTCGGTTTATGCCAAAACTTGTGGTCTTGGATCTTTCTGCAAACCTCGATCTTATTAAATTGCCGGAAGAAATTTCTAACCTAGGTTCCCTGCAATATCTCAATATATCACTCACAGGGATAAAATCGCTACCAGTTGGTCTGAAGAAGTTGAGGAAACTAATCTACTTGAATCTGGAGTTCACTGGTGTACATGGGAGTCTTGTTGGGATAGCAGCAACCTTACCAAATCTGCAAGTGTTGAAATTCTTTTATTCCTGTGTTTATGTTGATGACATATTAATGAAGGAATTACAAGACTTGGAGCACTTGAAGATTTTAACAGCAAACGTAAAGGATGTCACGATTTTGGAAAGGATACAAGGAGATGACAGATTGGCGAGTAGTATTCGAAGTTTATGTCTAGAAGATATGTCAACACCTCGTGTAATATTAAGCACGATAGCTCTGGGAGGTCTTCAACAACTTGCAATTCTGATGTGCAACATATCCGAGATAAGGATAGATTGggaaagcaaagaaagaaggGAGCTTTCACCAACGGAGATTCTTCCATCTACAGGTTCTCCAGGCTTCAAGCAACTCTCCACTGTTTATATAAACCAGTTGGAAGGGCAAAGGGATTTGTCATGGCTGTTATATGctcaaaatctaaagaaacTAGAAGTGTGCTGGTCACcacaaatagaagaaataataaataagGAGAAAGGAATGAATATTACCAAACTGCATCGAGATATTGTTGTTCCATTTGGGAACCTGGAAGACCTTGCGCTACGTCAAATGGCGGACCTCACGGAAATTTGCTGGAATTATCGGACTCTCCCTAACCttagaaaatcatatatcaaCGATTGTCCAAAGCTACCTGAAGATATTTTCGTGCCTCTGCTTCCTGAAAAGAGTCCttcacgtttttttttcttttaagtctATGTATGCATTTGCTTCCTTGTGTGTAGGAACGTGTAGTTCCAATTTTGTTTcctaatatattataaatgaaaaagccaaaaaaaaaaaggcagaGAAATTTGCCTGAagaatttttgttcttgtgtttttttctttcatgctTTGATTGGGACCTTATCAGTGGAGATTAAGAATGGGAGAAAGCTGTTTCTACGAAAATTAATGGTCTATCTCATGTAAAGTTTGGAATAAAGCCATTACAGAAGTGGCCTCTATATATCTCTCATGCTTGCTCTGCTCCCACTTTGTGTAACTACATCCTCGTAGTTCTTAATTTGGTTTGTATTTATATGTTCTGTGTTGTCTCCTAAGTAACGAGCTAGTTTTAGATGGCGTTGATGTTTCTGGATCGAGCTAGTTTTACATCCATGGGAGACGgtgaaataataaaatacaagATTGTTCTTAGAAGTTAGAACGTTCATTGATTTCTAAGTGACTCCATGTAGCCCCCACCACAAGCAATTCAGTTCGGAACTA includes:
- a CDS encoding Disease resistance protein (CC-NBS-LRR class) family (Disease resistance protein (CC-NBS-LRR class) family; FUNCTIONS IN: ATP binding; INVOLVED IN: defense response, apoptosis; LOCATED IN: endomembrane system; EXPRESSED IN: 22 plant structures; EXPRESSED DURING: 13 growth stages; CONTAINS InterPro DOMAIN/s: NB-ARC (InterPro:IPR002182), Disease resistance protein (InterPro:IPR000767); BEST Arabidopsis thaliana protein match is: Disease resistance protein (CC-NBS-LRR class) family (TAIR:AT5G43730.1); Has 1807 Blast hits to 1807 proteins in 277 species: Archae - 0; Bacteria - 0; Metazoa - 736; Fungi - 347; Plants - 385; Viruses - 0; Other Eukaryotes - 339 (source: NCBI BLink).), whose amino-acid sequence is MLGWLVIPWNQIFTAACGCFLSDRNYIHMMESNLDALQKTMEELKNGRDDLLGRVSIEEDKGLQRLAQVNGWLSRVQIVESEFKDLLEAMSIETGRLCLLGYCSEDCISSYNYGEKVSKMLEEVKELLSKKDFRMVAQEIIHKVEKKLIQTTVGLDKLVEMAWSSLMNDEIGTLGLYGMGGVGKTTLLESLNNKFVELESEFDVVIWVVVSKDFQFEGIQDQILGRLRSDKEWERETESKKASLIYNNLERKKFVLLLDDLWSEVDMTKIGVPPPTRENGSKIVFTTRSTEVCKHMKADKQIKVACLSPDEAWELFRLTVGDIILRSHQDIPALARIVAAKCHGLPLALNVIGKAMSCKETIQEWSHAINVLNSAGHEFPGMEERILPILKFSYDSLKNGEIKLCFLYCSLFPEDSEIPKEKWIEYWICEGFINPNRYEDGGTNHGYDIIGLLVRAHLLIECELTDNVKMHDVIREMALWINSDFGKQQETICVKSGAHVRMIPNDINWEIVRTMSFTCTQIKKISCRSKCPNLSTLLILDNRLLVKISNRFFRFMPKLVVLDLSANLDLIKLPEEISNLGSLQYLNISLTGIKSLPVGLKKLRKLIYLNLEFTGVHGSLVGIAATLPNLQVLKFFYSCVYVDDILMKELQDLEHLKILTANVKDVTILERIQGDDRLASSIRSLCLEDMSTPRVILSTIALGGLQQLAILMCNISEIRIDWESKERRELSPTEILPSTGSPGFKQLSTVYINQLEGQRDLSWLLYAQNLKKLEVCWSPQIEEIINKEKGMNITKLHRDIVVPFGNLEDLALRQMADLTEICWNYRTLPNLRKSYINDCPKLPEDIFVPLLPEKSPSRFFFF